The genome window CCCTTGTATTCATATCACATGACCATGTTtggtttaattttaatttttttttatttttaatcatCTCATGACCAATACTtgacatatattataaaatttgtaatcaAAATACCATTCAAAAATTTGTATAACTTTATGTAATCAAAATACCATTCAATACACCCGAGTCACTAACTGAAATTGTATCACCCGAATCCACcctccccgtttcaaaaaaaaaaaatgtactcaATTAATTGTACACATAAACTTGATTTTTTCCCCTAAAAAATCAGACAGTAGTCCTTCATTAACTATAACACTTATTGAATCTAATGTAAACCCACCAACtctgtttttgtattttctccaCATATCTTTATCACCCAAAACAGAGTGCCCTTCTGAAACTCATTTTGTGGAAACTTCCAAAAAGTTTCAGAAAAATTGACCCACAACCATAACTGCtcaacatcttcttctttttcttctatttttttttctgttaaaaaaattatcttcttctctggttttcttttcctttttctggtCAAGTATACTGTGAAAAATGTGAGATTTGGTGGTTGGAATATTAGTCATAAAAAGGTCCTAACAATAATACAAATATCAGAAATTTATTTCACTGTCCCCTGTGTTTAGTGTTTAACTTCATTTTTAACCAAACagaaaatttttcatttttttaataaaaacactaaatttaaTTGATAACAAAGCCTCTTCTTCCTATAAAAAGCCCTCCCCTGATCCCAAACACACACAttacaatacaatacaatataATCAGCCATATACACATCCCCCACTTTCCTCTctgtctctgtttctctctgttttgCTCTGCAATGGATTATCTTCCAAAATGTGAAGCAAACTATACTCCTCTTACACCTATGACCTTCTTGAAGAGAGCTGCCATGGCGTATGCCAACCGTACCTCTGTTATCCATGAGTCCACCTTTTTCACCTGGAGCGAGACCTACCGCCGATGCCGCTGTCTCGCTTCTTCTCTGATTTCTCTCAAAATCGCAAAGAACAATGTTGtacgtatatgtatatgcataattACGTCCATGTTTGTCTCTGTTAGTTAATTTTTTTCACAGAAttgattatttttgtttgtcTGCTTGTTCATGTAGGTGTCGGTGCTGGCTCCGAACATTCCGGCTATGTACGAGATGCATTTTGCGGTGCCGATGGCAGGGGCAGTGCTTAACACAATCAACACAAGGCTTGACGCTAAGAACGTAGCAACCATACTTCGTCACTCCGAAGCCAAAATCTTCTTCGTCGATTACCAATTCGTGCCGGTCGCGAGAGAAGCTCTCGGGATTTTGATGGCGGAATCGGTGAGGATTCCGGCGGTGGTTGTCATTGACGACATCAATACCCCGACCGGACTAAGACTCGGCGCGCTCGAGTACGAACAACTCATCAACAAAGGAGATTCTAATTTCGTTCCTCTAGAAATCGAAGACGAGTGGGATCCGATCGCTCTTAATTATACCTCCGGAACGACGTCGGAGCCGAAAGGAGTGGTGTACAGTCACAGAGGAGCTTATTTGAGCACACTGAGTTTGATTTTGGGGTGGGAGATGGGAACTGAAGCGGTTTACTTGTGGTCGCTACCGATGTTCCATTGTAACGGCTGGACCTTCACTTGGGGCGTGGCCGCGCGCGGCGGCACAAACGTGTGTATACGCAACACAACCGCCTATGACATGTACCGGAATATCGCGCTCCACAAGGTCACTCACATGTGTTGCGCACCAATCGTCTTCAACATCCTCCTCGACGCGAAGCCCGAGGAGCGCAGTGAATTAACCTCTCCAGTTCAAATCTTGACCGGCGGCGCGCCACCTCCTGCTTCTCTGCTGCAAAAGATCGAACAGTTGGGCTTCCAAGTCACGCACGCATACGGCCTGACCGAAGCAACAGGGCCTGCGCTTGTGTGCGAATGGCAAGCGAGATGGAACCGATTACCAATCGAAGATCAAGCCAAGATCAAAGCGAGACAAGGCCTCAGCGTCCTCACACTCTCCGACGTCGACGTCAAGGACGCAGACACAATGGCGAGTGTGCCTCGCGATGGGAAAACTATCGGAGAAATTGTGCTGAAAGGGAGTAGTATAATGAAAGGTTActtgaaagatgaagaagcgaCGGCGAAAGCATTCAAGAACGGATGGTTTTTCACTGGCGACGTTGGGGTGATTCATCCGGATGGGTATTTAGAAATCAAGGACAGATCGAAGGATGTGATCATATCAGGCGGTGAGAACATAAGCAGTGTAGAATTGGAGAATGTGCTTTATAAGCATCCGAGAGTGCTGGAGGCGGCGGTGGTGGCAATGCCACACCCATTGTATGGAGAGAGTCCTTGTGCTTTCATTGCTGTGAAGAAGAATCAAACATCGGGAAAAACTGATGATGTGAGTGAAGGTGAGATTGTTGCTTATTGCCGGAAAAACTTGCCAAGTTTTATGGTGCCGAAGAAGGTCGAATTCATGGCGCAATTGCCCAAAACTTCGACTAACAAGATCCAGAAGTTCCAATTGAGGGCGCTGGCTGAGACTTTCATCATCTCCGATGAGAAGAACACATCGAGACAGCCTCGACAACAACTACGGAATCCGCCATTGTCTCGTCTGTGAAGCACACACGGCTccatttcaaataaaacttccacaaattaaagaaaaaaaaaatacttttgttataaacaaaacaaaatgtttagttttgattttggtgAGCGATCTTGGTGTTTGGATCAGTGAATTAATTTAATGTGGGTATATATAATTAGTCACAGTGtttgattttcctttctttagTTTACCGTTCGTGTTTTGTAATCCACTAGTTTGCTGGCCCGAATGCCTGTTATGGCCTCCACTTCTATTACCCGAAATTCGGTAtttgaatacatatatatttggtcattgaCATTTGTCACAAAAACATTCACTCTACTTTTTCGTATGGGTTTGCTTAATCCCTTAACTCAATTCTCAGTTAAATCAGTGCTGATGACAACTGCCAAAAACCATGTGCACGATTTgaatatgttaatttttttttatattatttaaaacCAAGTAGATGATTTGGTTGTCTCTCCTATCGTGCTAGCCGACGGATGTTGACCATAACAAaacaagtttttgtttttgaataataaaACAAGTTTGCATAATTGGGTAATTGTTATTTATTACAAGTAGTTACTGTGTTCCTGGTTGTTTTTGGCAACTTGTACAGTTAAATTAACTCTAAATTGCTTTTGGGAATCTCGCATGATTATGGTCATACAAGCTTTGTGTGGTTGACACCTGATTGCCGTTATCTATCTATCATTCTATACAAATTCATATATGTGCAGATTCGCATACATACCTAATTACAACATGAATCCCTCAAATCGGGGACTCTCTCTCGAGATAAACACAGTGACAATCACTTGAAAGATCAGTTTCGCATTTTTTAAGTTTTGAATGAATCTTGTTTGCAGTGGATGAGGATGATGTTGAAGAGAACGTAAAAAGATGAGGCAGAGATCCAAGTAACCTCATGTCTTTGGGGAATTATAAATGTCTCTTTGATTATTCAAGCCTCAAGTTTTGCTAGGGTTTATTAAAATGTTCTCGGATTTCTTGCTGTATTAGTGTTTGGTTCATTTGATGTTCAATATCGACTAATATCACAAGTCgttctaattttattaaaatataagtcatctatacatacatacatacatatatatatatatatatatatatatattttttttttttcccctcacaTCAAACATCGATTCGATGGAGATTTTAGTTAAGGGTTTAGGCAAATCGATACGAAAAATAGGACTTATTTAACCCAAAATATAATACAGAGGTGTTTCAAAGTAGAAGACTTTTTCAGATCTCATCCTCC of Tripterygium wilfordii isolate XIE 37 chromosome 13, ASM1340144v1, whole genome shotgun sequence contains these proteins:
- the LOC120013599 gene encoding trans-cinnamate:CoA ligase, peroxisomal-like, producing MDYLPKCEANYTPLTPMTFLKRAAMAYANRTSVIHESTFFTWSETYRRCRCLASSLISLKIAKNNVVSVLAPNIPAMYEMHFAVPMAGAVLNTINTRLDAKNVATILRHSEAKIFFVDYQFVPVAREALGILMAESVRIPAVVVIDDINTPTGLRLGALEYEQLINKGDSNFVPLEIEDEWDPIALNYTSGTTSEPKGVVYSHRGAYLSTLSLILGWEMGTEAVYLWSLPMFHCNGWTFTWGVAARGGTNVCIRNTTAYDMYRNIALHKVTHMCCAPIVFNILLDAKPEERSELTSPVQILTGGAPPPASLLQKIEQLGFQVTHAYGLTEATGPALVCEWQARWNRLPIEDQAKIKARQGLSVLTLSDVDVKDADTMASVPRDGKTIGEIVLKGSSIMKGYLKDEEATAKAFKNGWFFTGDVGVIHPDGYLEIKDRSKDVIISGGENISSVELENVLYKHPRVLEAAVVAMPHPLYGESPCAFIAVKKNQTSGKTDDVSEGEIVAYCRKNLPSFMVPKKVEFMAQLPKTSTNKIQKFQLRALAETFIISDEKNTSRQPRQQLRNPPLSRL